Below is a genomic region from Scytonema millei VB511283.
CTTTTCAATTACGTGCGTGACATTTGTAGGGGCGCACAGCTGTGCGCCCCTACAGATTGCGTGATTTACCCGTCAATCGTCAATTATCTCTTTGATATTTGAGATTTATTTTCGGGATTTATCGTTCTTGTCAGGGTTATTAATTCTACCACCGCCGTTCCCATCCCCGATCCCATTATTATCTTTATCGGGATGACGATCTCTGCCACCACCATTACCATCCCCGATCCCGTTATTATCTTTATCGGGATGACGATCTTCATCTTTGGTAGAGTCATCGCGATCGCCTATCGGCATTGAATCACGATCTGAAGAAGATTCAGAATTGTCAGGTGAAATTTCAAAGCGATCGAGAATGACTGCGCCGTTGTCAATAAATTCTGTAGTCGAATCAGAAGTATTAATCAGTGAGTTGTTACTATTTTGGTGTAAAGGTGACGACGGTGATTCTGAACTACGGATAAAGCTAGGATTAATAATAATTTCTTCACCCGTTAGCGGTGACTGCGCGGCAACAGCAGCAATCGTTTCAGCCTGTACTTGAGCGAGTTCTATATCAGTGGCAGTCGCGTTTTTTTTATTGAGATTCAATCCACTTACTAAGTCGCTGGATTCATAAAATGTTTTTAAATCGAAGTTGTAAAGCGCTGTGATTTTACCTTTAATAACAACTGCTAATTGACCTGCTTTTAATACCTGTCGCTGAGATTTTTTTTGATTAACTACTTCAATCTGGCTATTTGTTAATGCACCAAATACGGTAGTCTTGCTATCGGCAACATGACGAATAAACAATGCAGAACCGCGAATTGCTGCTGTTGCGTTTGGTGTCCATACTTCTGTCGTACCTCGACCAGGAGGAATCAGCAGTAATGCAGTACCATTTGATAGTTTCAAATTTCGGTTTTGA
It encodes:
- a CDS encoding FecR family protein produces the protein MSHRFILFVSIVLWGAIALPKAAQADTVLTRAEIKSLRNLVQLMPQSQTTRPAKVADGIVPGDALSTGREALAELRFNDGSLARIGEQALFRFSAQNRNLKLSNGTALLLIPPGRGTTEVWTPNATAAIRGSALFIRHVADSKTTVFGALTNSQIEVVNQKKSQRQVLKAGQLAVVIKGKITALYNFDLKTFYESSDLVSGLNLNKKNATATDIELAQVQAETIAAVAAQSPLTGEEIIINPSFIRSSESPSSPLHQNSNNSLINTSDSTTEFIDNGAVILDRFEISPDNSESSSDRDSMPIGDRDDSTKDEDRHPDKDNNGIGDGNGGGRDRHPDKDNNGIGDGNGGGRINNPDKNDKSRK